The following is a genomic window from Neodiprion pinetum isolate iyNeoPine1 chromosome 3, iyNeoPine1.2, whole genome shotgun sequence.
TTCAGTTCACTGCGACATACCCAATGTAAATCAACAACTTACCAGTTATCAGCCTTGTCACCCGCGAGTCTTGTGCAATGTATTCTAGATTGCTGTCCAGCGCCAATACCAATTATCTGTCCGTCTCGTGCATAGCATACAGAATTACTTTGAGTGTATTTGAGAGCTATGGTTGCTACAATCAAATCTCGGATGGCTCCTTCTGGTAAATCTTTTTGCTGTGTTACGATGTTGGtaaatagatttttgtcaatGACCGCATCGTTACGCTTCTGTTCCATGGTAAGACCATAGAGAATTTTGCGTTCCACAGGAGCTGGTGTGTAGTCTGGATCTATTTGTAGAACACAGTAGCcgccatttttcttttttttcaacagttcaAGTGCTTCTGGTGTATAACCAGGAGCAATAATGCCATCAGATACTTCGCTGCAATGGACAATAATGATTAAATAACCTGGAACTGAATTTCACTTAGAAATTCCAATTAAGATTGAAATTCTACATTGAAATCTGATCATGAAAACTATGTGAATACTGCTAATTCTTACCGTGAAATAATCCTGGCAGTAATGACATCACAAGGGTCTGACAAGGCAACAAAATCTCCAAAGCTAGACATTCTATCCGCTCCTCTAGCTCTAGCATACGCACAAGCTAGCGGAGTCAATTTATCCAACAAATCTTCGACTTGGCATAATTTTGCTTGGTCGGCATCTAGTGAGACACCGACTGCTGCACCAGCTGGGCTAACATGTTTGAATGAAGTTGCAGCCGGTAAATTGAGCGCAGCTTCAAGTTCTTTGACCAACTGATAACCATTTAAGGCATCGCAAAGATTTATGAATCCGGGTGAACCATTAACAACTGTCAACGGAAGCTTTTCTAGAGTAGTGAAAAGCTGCGCTGGTTTTTGGTGGGGATTCATGCCATAGCGAAGTGTAAGCTGAGATTTTCCTGCACTGTACTCTTTACGGAAGTAATCAGAAATGGTATTATCATACTCAGCTGTGTGGGTGAATGCCTTGAGAGCCAAGGACTGTctgcaatttcaaaataaatatatgttagGGTCATGCTATTGGCCCTTAAACAACCTTTAACACCTTTAGCTGGTAAAGTTTCAAGTTAAAAGTGGTAAAACTTAAATAATGAATATCAATGACTGGTAAGACTTGTGCTGTGATCGTTTTTCACGTGATCGACTAATTACTaagtacaaaaatataaaatacagcATAATATAAGCATAAGTCTAGGGCATTCTGAAGTTTAAAGCAAGTAAATAACAACACAATTAAAACCCAATaagatataaaaatgaaagctTGAATACCTAGTAACAAGAGAAGTATCTCTGTCAGAGGAGCTTTCCAGTTCTTCGATAACCTTATTATAATCAACAGGGTCACAGATAACGGTGACTCTTGCATGATTTTTAGCGGCAGCCCTTAGCAAAGTCACACCACCGATATCAATATTTTCTACAGCATCATCAACAATGACGTCAGGCTTAGTTATGGTCTTCATAAATGGATAAAGATTGCATACTACAATGCTTATCATCTCATAATTTTGCTTTTTCAGATCAGCTTGATCTGAATCACTCAAGCGAGACAAAATACCTATAAATGCATagtaataaaatgataatattaaaaagcacatacaaaattttcactgGGTTCAATTTAACCTAAATGATTATATAGCTCTGTTCATTCGTGACATATTGTAATCGGAAAGGCACCATCCTTTGCATGATTCGTACATCTTGGTGTTCGACATTACAATTAAATGATAAAGTGACTATATAGAACATATCAAAGCCAAAGAGATTGGAAAAAACACATAGATTAATGACCATTAAATTCAATGACTATTGGTGAACCATATTGAATTCAGTAACATTCATTCAGGCTAAATTTGTGAATCATTTACCACACATTATCATTGTTAATAATCTAAAGATTATTAAATCGTACCTGCATGAACCGCGGGATGAAGAGTTTTAACTCGTCCGCCAAGCATTTCAGGAGCTCCCGTGATGTCTGATACATCTTTAACTGGTAGGCCAGTGTCTCTCAGAGATTTGGCGGTACCTCCGGATGCGACTAGTACAAAGCCCAAGTCACATAGTTTTTTACCAAAAGGCAATAAGTCCGTCTTATCAGACACACTCAACAAAGCTGCAACAAAATACACAATATTAATAACAGTTTTGTGCCTACGTTTTACCTCAGGCAcaatcgcaataaacgatAATAAACTGATGTGGatgcaagaaaataaaagaaacaactATCATCATAATTTATCCATATCAATTATTAGTTTGAAGGGGAGGATATCCAGTACATTACCAAATACATAATTACAACAGTGAGTTTGCGGGCTgcggaataaaataaattacatatATTCTAAGTTCGTATCTTCGTAAAGGGAAAATGCATGTGCCGATACAAAGGTAAAGTTAACCCACATCTCGGGAACCGGTGTAAGTTCCACAAAGAATTTTGAGCAATAAGAATgctggtaaataaaaataaagttaaTTGAAATGTGTAGCAGAATGATTCTCACCAAGCTTTCCACTCATATTTACGGTAGTTAGGAGCCTTCAGTCTTCGAAAACACAACCGAAATATGCCTGAACGGGCACGAGATTAATTTCAATGGAGTCAGACACGCGTGCCGTATGTATGGTTCGATAGGCAACAAGTGTATGACCCTGAAGCGGATCCCTGCATTTATAGCCTCAATCCCGCCAATTGTTATTTAGCTCGTTCAACCGAGTGCGTCAAAGGACTTATCTCACGGTCTGCGGGGGTCCAGGGTCAAAAGTTATCGGACATTGAAGCGCTGTGCATTTTATAAACATCTCtggaacaaaaatatatttgccAGGCCGGTTATAAgacatttattcaaatattccatTATGCTGGGAGCGCTCATATTTATAACACGATTATTACGTCATCGTAAATAATGTGCTTTCATACAACCAATAGAATAACATAGCGACCTTTCCGTGGTCCTTAAAGGTATTTAATTAACAGTCAATCATAGAAACATAGAACGTTTcattttgaacattttgaatctCGTTGACAACATAAGGTGTACCCGTACTGATCTGTTATAATCGTCGATGTCGGTAAGTTGTCATTCAGTTTTTGCGGCAGGCCAATCCCCGCTTTTTTCAATAGGGCAATGGATATCACTGAAAGATATGCTCCAAGttcataaaagaaaaacttccGAACTCTCAACATATTCTCAGTCAACGTCTCAACGCTCTTCACCACGCACGCGCCTTGTGCGCACAACGCGGACACGCGTGTCATGCAATCGCGGCCGTGTTGGCAGTAGTACGAGCACAATTACCAATCTCGAAATGAATTTCCAGCGGGAATAATGATTATGCCAATCGTAAATTGGATGGAGCGGTGTTTGTCGAACTGAAATCTTATCGGGAACGCCGAACAAAGAAAAGTTACATAACTTTGCGAGTATTCCTAAACCAGTTTTACTCCAATTCCATCCATTCCTATAGTAATATTTGGTGAATTCTTGGATAAAGAATTCTGCCTGGAAACAAGTTTTCTATTTACTTATATTCGGAACACAATCGTAGTAGTTAAATAGTAAACTGACACAATGGTAATGTTTCGTTGACCTAAAAATCCACCTCACCCGCCAGTCTATTTTAGACAAATACTTatcttcatttcattttagATGTCCAACATAACCTTTCGGTTGAGTAAAACTACCGCGAGTAGGAGCGCGGGTTGGTTCAACGCAAGGATTATGTCAATTCACAGTTCAGGTATGAATGGATACCgctaaaatttttgcaacaatcATTTCACGTGTCAAGTGTCATACGGTGGATGAAACTAACTGTTCAACCATTAAGTAATACGAGATTGTCACTTCAAATTATAAGAAATGAGACTCTGCAATCAGGTCATGGAAATATATgtgcaattattttttgaacaatCCAATTGAATTATTgcgatatttatttaaacaaaacaaTCATTGTTACTTATTGCGGGAACACGATAGTTTGGAATTTTCTGatcgtaatttttctttatttcaaagAATCCGAGCtgttattatataaatatgtaatgCAAATTCAATTCAAGGCAGATCTAGAACAATAGGGTGGCTATTGAAGCtccaatatatgtataaaatccATAAATTAAAGAATTTGTTGAGAAACCGCATAAATATAGTGTAATAGTTCACCACATTT
Proteins encoded in this region:
- the LOC124213893 gene encoding bifunctional purine biosynthesis protein ATIC codes for the protein MSGKLALLSVSDKTDLLPFGKKLCDLGFVLVASGGTAKSLRDTGLPVKDVSDITGAPEMLGGRVKTLHPAVHAGILSRLSDSDQADLKKQNYEMISIVVCNLYPFMKTITKPDVIVDDAVENIDIGGVTLLRAAAKNHARVTVICDPVDYNKVIEELESSSDRDTSLVTRQSLALKAFTHTAEYDNTISDYFRKEYSAGKSQLTLRYGMNPHQKPAQLFTTLEKLPLTVVNGSPGFINLCDALNGYQLVKELEAALNLPAATSFKHVSPAGAAVGVSLDADQAKLCQVEDLLDKLTPLACAYARARGADRMSSFGDFVALSDPCDVITARIISREVSDGIIAPGYTPEALELLKKKKNGGYCVLQIDPDYTPAPVERKILYGLTMEQKRNDAVIDKNLFTNIVTQQKDLPEGAIRDLIVATIALKYTQSNSVCYARDGQIIGIGAGQQSRIHCTRLAGDKADNWWLRQHPKVTGMKFKKGVKRAEISNAIDNYVNGSIGKDMDRESWAAVYAVVPEQFTEKERSDWAKKLDGVALSSDAFFPFRDNVDRARLSGVRYIASPAGSTNDEVVIKACDDHKITMAHTKLRLFHH